In Pyricularia oryzae 70-15 chromosome 2, whole genome shotgun sequence, one genomic interval encodes:
- a CDS encoding cholesterol oxidase produces the protein MAPRAEPMTLPKGSFEGSDDGQSCGYPGPQPVRSKSDMTHSFLQPGHYHDNYSSKWAQSQLPPTPSPSEGTTSAPNSPFRPNYKKVRVEDESESSEDSRAGLGIKENFSPLVAPIPSPEPSPALTEEPESYLTSSQRRTKSHPIRTAGPHDSEPSGPRSQAHAKIHTYIDGAERHAAGAFPRISKPVELLRSSYDVVVIGSGYGGGVAASRMARAGESVCVLERGQERWPGEYPTGAREALEQLHFSGEFSPYWLPGKTAVGGDPTGMYHLILGRGQNAVVGNGLGGTSLINANVFLEADADTMAKKAWPPQLREKDALAPYYKRVRKVLEPEIYPDDWPELPKARMLKKQAEHLNMSSKFRKVEQTTRFRNGPNSCGVEMSPSALTGQDATGVNDGSKTTTLVTYLADAWNWGAEMFCECEVRHIEKVTDSRGGYIIYFAWHGRNRGCFASNLRGDLMWVHAKNAVFLGAGAIGTTEILLRSRAMGLETSSLVGQNMSGNGDILAFGYNTDEEVNAVGRVYPDPYNPVGPCITSIIDNREGHPNPLDGFVIQEGTVPRALAHLFQAMLDFMPGSQSPKDDTIIERTQAALARWGSRILGPYFRRGAVERTQVYLVMSHDTNQAVLSLKNDRPVLEFLGVGRGTHVKEINQLLAKATEAVGGTLVQTPFFALMGEQQVTVHPIGGASMARDNTGATGVTDHKGEVFMGSGSETHKGLIVTDGALIPAALGANPLATIAAIAERCVEIWADECDLEISEEKNGILDLFGEPAHVPRDRQLRQEVLDIQKQLQRLPRAHTIREVLLSRADSVGKAEDAMYRAKSLRKSGFGFTEVMSGFIHKGANMREDVQETYELAYRTAKSLCENARFFLSVQTLCTKDMVQDYRNRGMLTGTFICPTIPGSPFMVKRGEFGLFVRDHKAPGTRNLTYNFDMMGINGEVLHFHGYKVVDSSVALSPGRFWRSTTTLYVTITNNDHPPHIDPGDIEAWRHCSVVARGIMSIQPKDFWSEMLTLSPTGSSFIHKAKSAASFMSFFTRKSLSLLVTPFTPLQYPSRTYVGYVNDTLPTQSFKIVASDGVTTRLHMWEATHTPLGPDGKPTPAKNLFMIPGAAVDHQIFALPTIPYNAVNYFTRAGYRVFVTVHRIGQLMSAKINYTTYDARLDLKACLEYIRRKYPESGDPNKPSKIYTIAHCMGSVAFASGLLDGTIPSDWILGITCSQVFMNPIWGPSNMAKVMAGPIPMDTLYRLVAGNWFSCSTGADDAFVQRLVNQALRLMPDSRSELCNSASCHRTSLVFGRCWNHRNLNEATHRQIDRFFGGVNMTLLHLLMKMGSEGHVMGNAPLCNDLTTPANIQRLRGIPFLLFSGRDNAVLSIEATERTYEKLTDTFGGMHYPRRAADDDTTTSSAAVTPQTGAPDSGIEYRRRVVPGYGHLDCWMGRNAWKDIYPFVREEVDRVVRGERYKFEEPDDKFKAMVRDGDLLC, from the coding sequence CCAAATCACACCCCATCAGAACCGCTGGTCCCCACGACTCAGAACCCAGTGGCCCCAGATCGCAGGCTCATGCAAAGATTCACACCTATATCGATGGCGCAGAACGACATGCTGCGGGGGCCTTTCCCCGTATTTCCAAGCCTGTCGAACTTTTACGCTCCAGCTACGACGTGGTCGTTATCGGCTCCGGCTATGGAGGCGGCGTAGCTGCGTCCCGTATGGCCCGTGCCGGCGAGTCCGTTTGTGTCCTGGAGCGCGGGCAAGAGCGTTGGCCAGGCGAGTACCCAACCGGTGCCAGAGAGGCCCTCGAGCAGCTTCACTTTAGTGGCGAGTTCTCACCATACTGGCTTCCCGGGAAGACGGCGGTTGGTGGAGATCCAACAGGGATGTACCATCTgatcctcggcagaggccaGAACGCTGTCGTTGGCAATGGACTTGGCGGGACCAGTCTCATAAATGCCAATGTCTTCTTGGAGGCCGACGCCGATACCATGGCAAAGAAAGCCTGGCCGCCCCAGCTGCGTGAAAAAGATGCCCTAGCACCATACTATAAGCGTGTAAGAAAGGTACTGGAGCCAGAGATATACCCCGATGACTGGCCCGAGCTTCCAAAAGCCAGGATGCTCAAGAAACAGGCGGAGCATCTCAACATGTCATCCAAGTTCAGAAAGGTTGAGCAGACTACCCGCTTCCGCAATGGGCCCAATAGCTGCGGTGTCGAGATGTCGCCCTCGGCCCTGACCGGCCAGGACGCCACTGGAGTCAACGATGGTTCAAAGACTACGACATTGGTAACCTATTTGGCCGATGCCTGGAACTGGGGTGCCGAAATGTTTTGCGAGTGCGAGGTGCGCCACATCGAGAAGGTGACGGACAGTCGCGGAGGCTACATAATCTACTTTGCATGGCATGGTCGCAACCGAGGCTGCTTTGCTTCCAATCTCCGTGGAGACCTCATGTGGGTTCACGCCAAAAATGCCGTCTTCCTTGGCGCCGGTGCCATTGGTACAACAGAAATCCTGCTTCGGAGTCGCGCCATGGGTCTCGAGACAAGCTCACTTGTTGGTCAGAACATGAGCGGCAACGGAGACATCCTCGCCTTTGGCTACAACACGGACGAGGAGGTCAATGCTGTTGGTCGTGTCTACCCAGACCCTTACAACCCAGTCGGCCCTTGCATCACGTCAATCATTGACAATCGCGAGGGTCACCCCAATCCATTGGACGGGTTTGTAATCCAGGAGGGAACGGTGCCACGAGCACTGGCACACCTGTTTCAGGCGATGCTCGACTTCATGCCAGGAAGCCAAAGTCCCAAGGACGATACCATAATCGAGCGTACCCAGGCGGCCCTTGCGAGATGGGGAAGCAGAATTCTCGGCCCCTATTTCCGCAGGGGTGCCGTCGAGAGAACGCAGGTCTATCTGGTCATGTCTCACGACACCAACCAAGCCGTTCTTTCTCTCAAGAATGATCGGCCCGTACTTGAGTTCCTCGGTGTTGGCCGCGGAACTCACGTCAAGGAAATCAACCAGCTACTCGCGAAAGCAACAGAAGCCGTTGGTGGCACCTTGGTCCAAACGCCCTTCTTTGCATTGATGGGTGAGCAACAGGTTACTGTCCACCCAATAGGTGGAGCAAGCATGGCTCGTGACAACACTGGTGCCACGGGTGTCACGGACCACAAGGGCGAGGTATTTATGGGATCGGGTTCAGAGACTCATAAAGGTTTGATCGTGACCGACGGAGCGCTGATCCCGGCAGCACTTGGTGCCAATCCCTTGGCTACGATTGCAGCAATCGCCGAGCGATGCGTGGAGATATGGGCAGACGAATGCGACCTGGAAATCAGCGAAGAGAAGAATGGCATCTTGGATCTCTTCGGAGAGCCCGCCCACGTCCCAAGGGATCGTCAACTCAGACAGGAAGTCCTAGACATTCAGAAGCAGCTACAACGGCTCCCCCGCGCTCACACTATTCGCGAGGTGCTACTGAGCAGGGCTGATAGTGTCGGCAAAGCAGAAGATGCCATGTACAGGGCCAAATCACTCCGAAAGAGTGGTTTCGGGTTCACTGAAGTCATGTCAGGCTTTATACACAAAGGGGCCAATATGAGGGAGGATGTGCAGGAAACCTACGAGCTTGCCTACCGGACGGCCAAATCGCTGTGCGAAAATGCTCGCTTTTTCCTGAGCGTGCAGACACTTTGCACCAAAGACATGGTACAGGACTACAGGAACCGTGGCATGCTGACGGGTACATTCATCTGCCCTACCATTCCCGGCTCCCCCTTTATGGTGAAGCGTGGCGAGTTTGGGCTGTTTGTCAGGGACCACAAGGCTCCGGGCACCCGCAACCTAACATACAACTTTGACATGATGGGCATCAATGGGGAAGTGCTTCACTTCCATGGTTACAAGGTGGTCGACTCATCAGTCGCCCTCTCGCCAGGCCGCTTCTGGCGCTCCACCACAACCCTCTATGTCACGATCACCAACAATGATCACCCGCCGCACATTGACCCTGGAGACATTGAAGCATGGCGCCACTGCTCTGTCGTTGCTAGAGGCATCATGAGCATTCAGCCCAAGGACTTTTGGTCGGAGATGCTGACCTTGAGTCCAACCGGAAGCTCATTTATACACAAGGCCAAGAGTGCAGCTAGTTTCATGAGCTTTTTCACCCGCAAGTCGCTCTCACTGCTGGTCACGCCCTTCACACCGCTGCAATATCCATCCAGGACATATGTTGGCTATGTGAATGATACACTTCCGAcgcagagcttcaagattgttGCCTCCGATGGTGTCACAACACGCTTACACATGTGGGAAGCGACGCACACGCCGCTTGGCCCGGATGGCAAACCAACCCCTGCTAAGAACCTCTTTATGATACCTGGAGCTGCTGTGGATCACCAAATCTTCGCCCTGCCGACCATCCCTTATAATGCGGTCAACTACTTTACGCGAGCAGGCTACCGCGTCTTCGTCACGGTCCACCGCATCGGGCAACTGATGTCGGCCAAGATCAACTACACGACGTACGATGCCCGCCTCGACCTGAAGGCTTGCCTGGAATACATTCGCAGGAAGTACCCCGAAAGCGGCGACCCGAATAAGCCTTCGAAGATCTACACAATTGCCCACTGCATGGGATCAGTCGCCTTTGCCTCCGGACTGCTCGACGGCACCATTCCGTCAGACTGGATCCTCGGCATCACCTGTAGTCAGGTTTTTATGAACCCCATCTGGGGTCCGTCAAACATGGCCAAAGTCATGGCCGGCCCCATCCCGATGGACACGCTTTACAGATTGGTAGCAGGAAACTGGTTCAGTTGCAGCACGGGTGCCGACGACGCCTTTGTCCAGCGGCTGGTCAACCAGGCCCTCCGCCTGATGCCCGACTCCCGTAGCGAGCTCTGCAACAGCGCCAGCTGCCACCGCACATCGCTGGTCTTTGGCCGCTGCTGgaaccaccgcaacctgaaCGAGGCGACGCACCGGCAGATCGACCGCTTCTTTGGCGGCGTCAACATGACGCTCTTGCACTTGCTGATGAAGATGGGCTCCGAGGGCCACGTCATGGGCAACGCTCCGCTGTGTAACGACCTCACGACGCCCGCCAACATCCAGCGCCTCCGCGGCATCCCATTCCTTCTCTTCTCGGGCCGCGACAATGCCGTCCTCAGCATCGAGGCCACCGAGCGCACCTACGAGAAGCTCACCGACACCTTTGGCGGCATGCACTACCCGCGCCGTGCCGCTGACGATGACACCACCACGTCATCGGCCGCCGTCACACCCCAGACCGGCGCCCCGGACAGCGGTATAGAGTACCGCCGCCGGGTCGTCCCCGGCTACGGACACCTTGACTGCTGGATGGGCCGCAATGCGTGGAAGGATATCTACCCTTTTGTCAGGGAGGAGGTCGACCGCGTCGTGCGTGGTGAGAGATACAAGTTTGAGGAGCCCGACGATAAGTTCAAGGCCATGGTGCGCGACGGCGATTTACTGTGCTGA
- a CDS encoding DNA polymerase delta catalytic subunit → MPAAVLPQKREFGEASNARKNISATPSSSKKRKIEPPASSPAASRFKSSQANKLGSSQPKSAFESEVLEKLSQDISDAKHNNTEKDQSWSRPPIPADFSPKTSKLCFQSIEAEEGTLHGGQATVKLFGVTEDGNSVMLHVKEFRHYLYVAAPTSFGQKDCNAFKAFLETNIAQHQPAIHSVQMTMRENIYGFQNNTQNPFLKITVTDPKFINKVRSTIESGNANWKGMWKHDGGIMTFDNIQYVLRFMVDCKIQGMSWVEAPAATYTLVPESQRQSNCQIEAEMSYRDLIAHKPVGEWSKMAPLRILSFDIECAGRKGIFPEANMDPVIQIANVVTKYGDKKPFVRNVFCLDQTSPIVATQILEFSQEQKMLSSWRNFMVEVDPDIITGYNIANFDFPYLLDRARHLKVKDFDLWSRIPSIKSVAKESNFSSKQMGNRDTKATNINGRLQLDLLQLIQRDHQLRSYTLNSVCSHFLGEQKEDVHHTMITELFNGTPESRRRLALYCLKDAYLPQRLMDKLSCLENYTEMSRVTGAPFNFLLTRGQQVRFLSQLFRKALEQKLVIPNLSVQSSDEQYEGATVIEPTRGYYDVPVATLDFASLYPSIMQAHNLCYTTLVTKKAIDAFGLKKDEDYIVTPNGDFFVTIKQRKGLLAQILEELLAARKQAKRELAVETDPFKKAVLNGRQLALKISANSVYGLTGATNGKLPCLEIASSTTSFGRQMIEKTKEEVEKKYRVANGYSHDAQVIYGDTDSVMVKFGTKDLAEAMKLGEEAANYVSSKFIKPIKLEFEKVYFPYLLINKKRYAGLYWTKPEKYDKMDTKGIETVRRDNCLLVQTVIEKVLRMILIDQDVPGAQEYVKETIAELLQNKVDMSKLVITKALTKDDYSAKQAHVELAQRMKKRDAGSAPGLGDRVAYVMIKGATGSKNFERSEDPIYVLENNVPIDTKYYLDNQLAKPLGRIFEPILGETKAKSLLMGDHTRVVSVAASSVGGLMKFAKKTQTCMACKKPLTGKEESQGAVCADDAPRVGELYKKTLDRVSDLEVRFGRLWTQCQRCQGSMHCEVICSSKDCPIFYMRMKAKKDLEDGNKELQRFDFDRAAIW, encoded by the exons ATGCCGGCCGCTGTCCTACCGCAGAAGCGGGAGTTCGGCGAGGCATCAAACGCCCGTAAAAACATCTCCGCAACACCTTCCAGCTCAAAAAAGAGGAAGATCGAGCCGCCTGCATCGTCACCGGCAGCCTCCCGCTTCAAGAGCTCCCAGGCAAACAAGCTCGGCTCCAGCCAACCCAAGAGTGCTTTCGAATCCGAAGTCCTCGAGAAGCTCAGTCAAGACATTTCAGATGCCAAGCATAACAACACCGAGAAGGACCAGTCGTGGTCGCGGCCACCTATTCCCGCGGACTTCAGCCCCAAGACTAGCAAGCTCTGCTTCCAGTCGATAGAAGCAGAGGAGGGTACGCTCCATGGCGGACAGGCGACGGTCAAGCTCTTTGGTGTGACAGAGGACGGCAACTCGGTCATGCTGCATGTCAAGGAGTTCAGGCATTACCTCTACGTTGCCGCTCCAACCTCGTTTGGTCAGAAGGACTGCAACGCATTCAAGGCATTCCTCGAGACCAACATCGCACAACACCAACCAGCTATACACTCGGTACAGATGACGATGCGCGAGAATATCTACGGCTTCCAAAACAACACCCAGAACCCCTTCTTGAAGATCACCGTGACGGACCCCAAATTCATCAACAAGGTTCGCTCTACCATCGAGAGCGGTAATGCGAACTGGAAGGGAATGTGGAAACACGATGGTGGCATCATGACTTTTGACAACATTCAATACGTCCTGCGCTTCATGGTGGACTGCAAG ATACAAGGAATGTCCTGGGTTGAGGCACCAGCCGCGACTTACACACTTGTGCCAGAATCTCAAAGACAATCAAATTGTCAGATTGAGGCTGAGATGAGCTATCGGGACCTTATCGCCCACAAACCAGTCGGCGAGTGGTCGAAGATGGCCCCTCTTAGGATCCTTTCGTTCGATATCGAGTGCGCTGGACGCAAAGGTATCTTTCCAGAGGCGAATATGGATCCTGTCATCCAGATTGCAAACGTGGTCACCAAGTACGGTGACAAGAAGCCTTTTGTCCGCAACGTCTTCTGCTTGGACCAGACAAGTCCAATCGTAGCAACTCAAATTCTCGAGTTCAGTCAGGAGCAGAAAATGCTGTCGTCATGGCGGAACTTCATGGTTGAGGTTGATCCGGATATTATCACCGGCTACAACATTGCCAACTTTGATTTTCCCTATCTTCTTGACCGTGCGAGGCATCTAAAAGTCAAGGACTTTGATTTGTGGAGTCGTATACCAAGCATCAAATCGGTAGCGAAAGAGTCCAACTTTTCCAGCAAACAGATGGGCAACCGCGACACCAAGGCCACTAATATCAACGGTCGTCTACAGCTTGATCTGCTGCAGTTGATCCAGCGTGATCACCAACTGAGAAGTTACACCCTCAACTCCGTGTGTTCGCACTTTTTGGGTGAACAGAAGGAAGACGTCCATCACACAATGATCACGGAGCTGTTCAACGGCACGCCAGAATCCAGACGTCGTCTTGCACTCTACTGCTTGAAAGATGCATATCTCCCACAAAGACTAATGGACAAACTGTCATGTTTGGAAAACTACACGGAAATGTCTAGGGTCACAGGTGCCCCTTTCAACTTCCTTTTGACAAGAGGTCAACAAGTCAGATTCTTAAGTCAGCTGTTCCGCAAAGCCCTGGAGCAGAAGCTCGTCATCCCCAACCTCAGCGTTCAAAGCTCGGATGAGCAATATGAGGGCGCGACAGTCATCGAGCCCACTCGCGGCTACTACGACGTCCCTGTTGCAACGCTTGATTTTGCTTCTCTGTACCCCAGTATTATGCAGGCGCACAACCTGTGTTATACGACCCTGGTCACCAAGAAAGCCATCGATGCGTTTGGCCTGAAGAAGGATGAGGACTATATCGTAACTCCGAACGGAGACTTTTTCGTCACCATTAAACAACGCAAGGGGCTACTGGCTCAAATTCTGGAAGAACTCCTTGCGGCTCGAAAACAAGCAAAGAGAGAGCTGGCGGTCGAGACGGACCCGTTCAAGAAGGCCGTGCTGAACGGTCGTCAGCTGGCTTTGAAGATCAGCGCCAACAGTGTGTACGGTTTGACTGGTGCTACAAACGGCAAGCTGCCTTGCTTGGAGATTGCCAGCAGCACAACCAGTTTTGGCCGGCAAATGATTGAAAAGACCAAGGAAGAAGTCGAGAAGAAGTACCGCGTCGCGAATGGCTATTCTCACGACGCCCAGGTCATCTACGGTGACACTGATTCCGTCATGGTCAAATTTGGCACCAAAGACCTTGCTGAAGCGATGAAGCTTGGTGAGGAGGCGGCCAACTACGTCTCATCCAAGTTCATCAAGCCCATCAAGCTCGAGTTCGAGAAGGTGTACTTCCCATATCTGCTAATCAACAAGAAACGTTATGCTGGTCTGTACTGGACCAAGCCCGAGAAGTACGACAAGATGGACACGAAGGGTATTGAAACTGTCCGTCGAGACAATTGCTTGCTGGTTCAGACTGTGATTGAGAAGGTTTTGAGGATGATTCTCATCGACCAAGACGTGCCAGGTGCTCAGGA ATATGTCAAGGAGACAATCGCAGAGCTGCTTCAAAACAAAGTCGACATGTCCAAGCTCGTCATCACAAAGGCCCTGACCAAGGATGACTACTCAGCAAAGCAAGCGCACGTGGAGCTGGCGCAGCGCATGAAGAAGCGCGATGCCGGCTCGGCGCCAGGCCTCGGCGACCGCGTGGCCTACGTCATGATCAAAGGCGCGACAGGATCCAAGAACTTTGAGCGTTCCGAAGACCCGATCTACGTGCTTGAGAACAACGTGCCCATCGACACAAAGTACTACCTCGACAACCAGCTCGCCAAACCGCTCGGCCGCATCTTCGAGCCCATCCTGGGCGAGACCAAGGCCAAGTCGCTACTGATGGGTGACCACACGCGTGTCGTTTCCGTCGCGGCGTCCTCGGTCGGCGGCCTGATGAAGTTTGCCAAGAAGACGCAGACCTGCATGGCCTGCAAGAAGCCACTGACGGGCAAGGAGGAGAGCCAGGGTGCCGTCTGCGCCGACGATGCGCCCCGCGTCGGCGAGCTGTACAAGAAGACGCTGGACCGCGTCTCGGACCTCGAGGTCCGCTTCGGCCGCCTCTGGACCCAGTGCCAGCGCTGTCAGGGCAGCATGCACTGCGAGGTCATCTGCTCCAGCAAGGACTGTCCCATCTTCTACATGAGGAtgaaggccaagaaggactTGGAGGACGGCAACAAGGAGCTGCAGAGGTTCGACTTTGATAGGGCTGCCATCTGGTAA